In Candidatus Planktophila versatilis, the genomic window GCTATTTGATCCGTGATTGCCATTTCTAGCCCTTCATATTTAATTGTTCTTAAGTTGTAGAGCAGATTTTATCAGTGGTTGACCACAAACTGTTAACTAGGGCAAGGTGGGTAGAAGAGCTGCGATTGCATCAACTGCGCCCACTACGGCAATCTCTGACATTTCACCACTATTGCGCACCCGAATTTCAACGTTCCCGTTTTCCAGCGCCTTGCCCACAACGACAATGACTGGAATTCCAATCAGTTCGGCATCTTTAAACTTAACTCCTGGGCTAGTGCCGCGTCGATCATCTAACATCACAGATATTCCGCGCGCCTCTAGCTCGGCGCCAATCTTCTCGGCTGTCTCAAAAATATTATCCTCTTTGCCTGTGGCAACAACATGCACCTTGGCAGGTGCAACTTCTACCGGCCAAGAAAGTCCGATCTCGTCATAACTCTGTTCGGCAATGGCAGCAACTGCGCGCGAGACACCAATTCCATAGGAACCCATGGTGACAACTTGTGATTTTCCATTTTGATCGAGCACAGTGAGGTTAAGTGCCTGCGCATATTTGCGACCCAGCTGGAAGATATGACCAATTTCAATAGCGCGATCAATTACAACTGGAGCTGTGCACTTAGGACATGCATCTCCTTGACGAATCTGCGCTGCTTCCACGTAATGATCAACAGCGAAGTCGCGACCATTGACCACATTACGTGCATGCTTATCTTTGGCATTGGCACCTGTTACCCATGCTGTGCCAGGAGCAATGCGTGGATCGGCATAGACAGTGATGCCATTCTTCTTTGCATCTTGCGGTCCGATGTAACCCTTCACAAGTCCTGGAAACTTTGCAAAATCTGCCTCTTCAAATACTCGCAAGTCATTGACACCAGCAAGATTTGCTTGCAATCGTTTGAGATCAACTTCGCGGTCGCCAGGCACAAGTACGGAAATCGCTTTCTCATCAGCCAGCAGCATGACGTTCTTAAGAGTCTTTGCCCCGTCATATCCCCCGCCAAACTTGGCATTCAGAAGTTCAACCAATGTGTCGATGGTGGGAGTGTTAGGTGAATCAAAGACTTCTTGTGCCGGCACTGTCGATGCGTCACCTGGTGCAACAACTGTTGTCACCGCTTCCACATTTGCGGCATAGCCACACTTTTCACAAAGAACATACGTATCTTCACCAGTTTCACATGGTGCCAAGAATTCCTCTGATGCCGAGCCACCCATGGCACCTGATACCGCACTGACAATGTTGTACTTAAGGCGCAGCCGATCAAAGGTTGCAATATAGGCAGCGCGATGGCGCATGTAGGAATCAACTAGACCTTCATCGGTGAGGTCAAATGAATAAGAGTCTTTCATGACAAATTCGCGCCCACGAATAATTCCAGAACGTGGACGAGCTTCATCGCGATACTTGGTCTGTATTTGATAGAGCGAGAGCGGCAAATCCTTATAAGAGGAGTACTCACCCTTAACCATCAACGTGAACATCTCTTCGTGAGTTGGCCCTAGTAAGTAATCTGCACCTTTTCGATCTTGCAAGCGAAAGAGATCTGGCCCGTAATCAGTCCAGCGACCAGTCTGCTCATAGGCATCTTTCGGCAAAAGCGCTGGAAAGTGAACTTCTTGAAAGCCAGCCTTATCCATCTCTTGGCGAACAATGTTTTCAATATTACGAAGTGTGATGACGCCTAGTGGTAGCCAGGAATAGACCCCGGCTGCAATACGACGAATATATCCAGCGCGTACTAAGAGGCGATGACTTGGAACTTCAGCATCAGCTGGGTCATCGCGCAAAGTACGCAAGAAGAGAGTGGACATTCGCAACATAATGCGAACCCTACCGGAGGATTACGAAGTAGTGACGGAAGGTACTCCTGATGCAACGCCGGCGGCTTCCATCTCTTCGGCTAAGCGCATCGCTTCTTCAATCAGAGTTTCAACAATCTGTGCTTCCGGCACTGTTTTAATGACTTGACCCTTCACAAAGATCTGACCTTTTCCATTTCCAGATGCAACACCAAGGTCTGCTTCGCGAGCTTCGCCAGGACCGTTGACGACGCAACCCATGACTGCAACGCGCAGTGGAACTGTCATTCCTTGCAAACCTGCCTGTACTTTCTCAGCCAAGGTATAGACATCTACTTGAGCGCGACCACATGATGGGCAAGAAACAATCTCAAGTTTACGCTGACGCAAGTTCAGTGATTCAAGGATAGAAATGCCAACCTTTACTTCCTCCACCGGAGGCGCCGATAGTGAGACGCGAATAGTGTCGCCAATTCCTTCGGCTAGCAAGATTCCAAAGGCAGTTGCAGACTTAATTGTTCCTTGAAAGATTGGACCAGCTTCTGTTACCCCGAGGTGCAGCGGATAATCACATTTGGCGGCAAGAATTCGATAAGCGTTGACCATCGTGACCGGATCGTGATGCTTGACTGAAATCTTGATATCGCCAAAGCCATGCTCTTCAAATAGTGATGCTTCCCAGAGCGCTGATTCAGCCAGAGCTTCTGGAGTTGCCTTACCATATTTTGCAAGCAGTCGCGGATCTAGCGAACCAGCGTTCACACCAATACGAATTGGAATGCCGGCATCTCCCGCCGCCTTGGCAACTTCTTTGACCTTGTCATCAAACTGCTTGATATTGCCAGGGTTCACACGAACGGCGGCGCACCCAGCATCGATAGCGGCAAAGATATATTTTGGTTGAAAGTGAATATCTGCAATCACTGGAATCTGAGATTTCTTAGCAATCTGTGCCAGTGCATCAGCATCATCTTGGGAAGGCACGGCAACTCGAACAATCTGGCAACCAGATGCGGTGAGCTCTGCAATCTGTTGCAAAGTAGCGTTGACATCTGATGTGAGAGTGGTGCACATCGATTGCACGCTTACCTGTGATTCGGACCCAACCCCAACCGAGCCAACTTTGAGCTGACGCGTCTTGCGACGCGGGTGCAGCGTTGGCGGTGGAGCACTTGGAATTCCGAGATCAACCATGATGCGTATTCTGCCCTATCTCGCGCAATCTTGCTCCTGGTGGTGAGTAGTGTGCGCTAGAAGTTGAGTGATATTGGATTGATGATATCTGCCACAAGAAGTATCAACGTCAGCACAGCTAAGACGCCAAAGACAGCCATGGTGATTGGTGTCATAACATTGACATCAATTCCTGCTGGCCGAGGCTTCCTGCGAATGCGTGCAAAGAGGGCACGGACTTCATCGGCAATTGCAATGGCCATATGACCACCATCGAGTGGCAGAAATGGCAGTAAGTTAAAGAGCCCAACGAAAATATTTAAGCTGGCAACGATAAGGATGAAGGTGGAAACTCTTTCATTGCTATTAAGGTTCTGCGAACTCACCGCATCGCCTGAGACTCGAGCTGCGCCAATAATTCCCACAAGCCCATCAGGATTGCGCTCTTCTCCCATAAATGTTTGGCGAATAAGCTGTGGCACCTTAGAAGGAAGAGTAAAGAGTGATTTCACTGATTCTTTGGTCAGCGTGACTGTGGCTTTAGCAGAGGCAGATATGGCAGGGAAAAAGCTTTCTCGTTTGTTTCCGATCTGGGTGACCACGCCCAGCACATATCGCTTTTGCTCTTGGACATATTGCGGTGTGGCAGTAAGAGTAAGAACCTCACCTGCACGCTCAATAGTAAATCGCATCTGCTTGCCTTGCGACTCGGCAATCTTGCGCGAATCAAGATACCAATCCTTAACTTTCTGGCCATCTACTTCAATGATTTTATCTCCAGCTAGAAAACCTGCTTCGGACGCGGCAGAGTTAGGAGAAACTTGGGCAATATTAGAAAGTAGAGCGGTGTAACCAACTCCAAAGAAGATTGAGAAGATGAGCAGGAAGCCAATCATGAAATGTGCGAACGATCCTGCACCTAAAACAATCAACTTCTTACCCGATGAGGCGGTAAAGAAAGCTCGCGATTCTTCCCCGGCCGGCATCCGATCAGTAGGTGTCATTCCTTCGATGCGGCAGTAGCCACCGGCTGGAATCGCCTTCACGCCAAACTCGGTCTCGCCCTTTCTAAAGGACCACAACTTGGTACCGAACCCTAGGAAGAATTCAGTTACCTTCATATTAAATTTCTTAGCGGTGATGTAATGCCCGAATTCGTGCACCATGACAGAGAGAAGCAGCGCAACTGCAAAAGCTAAGATTCCAAGTACTTTCATCACAGAGCTACTTTCTTAACTAATTCACCGGCTATCTGGCGAGCATCATCTTCTGCCGCACTGACATCTTCCAAATCGCGCAGAGTTGTGGCCGCTGATGCCCGAAGGTGATCCACGCTCTGACTGACAATGGCGAAAATGTCGGTAAATGAGATCTGCCCATCGATAAATGCTTGCACGGCAACCTCGTTAGAAGCATTAAAAATAGCTGGGAGTCCTCCCCCAATTTCACCGCAGGTGCGAGCAAGTGCCACCGCTGGAAAACGACTCTCATCAATGGGAGCAAAGTTCCAAGTGTGAGAAGTACTCCAATCAATTGGCTTCGTCGCCTGAGCAACGCGATGCGGATGGCTGAGCGCCAATGAAATTGGCCCCTTCATATTCGGCGGTGATGCTTGGGCGATAGTTGAACCATCGATGAATTCGACCATCGAGTGCACCACAGATTGCGGGTGAATCACTGCCTCTATCTGTGAATAGGCAATGCCAAATAAATAGTGAGCTTCAATAATTTCAAGTCCCTTATTCATCAGGGAGGCTGAATTAATTGTCACAACAGGTCCCATGGTCCATGTGGGATGTGCAAGTGCTTCTTGCAAAGTCACGGTAGACAAGTCAGCGCGATCACGAAATGGCCCACCACTTGCGGTAAGAACTAACTTAGAAATTTCAGATTTCTTCTCACCCAGCAGCGCTTGCCAGATTGCAGAATGCTCAGAATCAACCGGGAGAATTTGATCAGCTTTAGCGTGGGCAATCACTAAATCTCCACCCGCAACCAGTGATTCCTTATTGGCCAGTGCCACATGATTGCCAGCTTTCAGCGCTGCAAGTGTGGGTGCCAAGCCAATAGAGCCAGTAATTGCATTGAGCACAACATCGCAGGTAATTGCCGCTATTTCA contains:
- a CDS encoding proline--tRNA ligase, yielding MLRMSTLFLRTLRDDPADAEVPSHRLLVRAGYIRRIAAGVYSWLPLGVITLRNIENIVRQEMDKAGFQEVHFPALLPKDAYEQTGRWTDYGPDLFRLQDRKGADYLLGPTHEEMFTLMVKGEYSSYKDLPLSLYQIQTKYRDEARPRSGIIRGREFVMKDSYSFDLTDEGLVDSYMRHRAAYIATFDRLRLKYNIVSAVSGAMGGSASEEFLAPCETGEDTYVLCEKCGYAANVEAVTTVVAPGDASTVPAQEVFDSPNTPTIDTLVELLNAKFGGGYDGAKTLKNVMLLADEKAISVLVPGDREVDLKRLQANLAGVNDLRVFEEADFAKFPGLVKGYIGPQDAKKNGITVYADPRIAPGTAWVTGANAKDKHARNVVNGRDFAVDHYVEAAQIRQGDACPKCTAPVVIDRAIEIGHIFQLGRKYAQALNLTVLDQNGKSQVVTMGSYGIGVSRAVAAIAEQSYDEIGLSWPVEVAPAKVHVVATGKEDNIFETAEKIGAELEARGISVMLDDRRGTSPGVKFKDAELIGIPVIVVVGKALENGNVEIRVRNSGEMSEIAVVGAVDAIAALLPTLP
- the ispG gene encoding flavodoxin-dependent (E)-4-hydroxy-3-methylbut-2-enyl-diphosphate synthase, translating into MMVDLGIPSAPPPTLHPRRKTRQLKVGSVGVGSESQVSVQSMCTTLTSDVNATLQQIAELTASGCQIVRVAVPSQDDADALAQIAKKSQIPVIADIHFQPKYIFAAIDAGCAAVRVNPGNIKQFDDKVKEVAKAAGDAGIPIRIGVNAGSLDPRLLAKYGKATPEALAESALWEASLFEEHGFGDIKISVKHHDPVTMVNAYRILAAKCDYPLHLGVTEAGPIFQGTIKSATAFGILLAEGIGDTIRVSLSAPPVEEVKVGISILESLNLRQRKLEIVSCPSCGRAQVDVYTLAEKVQAGLQGMTVPLRVAVMGCVVNGPGEAREADLGVASGNGKGQIFVKGQVIKTVPEAQIVETLIEEAMRLAEEMEAAGVASGVPSVTTS
- a CDS encoding M50 family metallopeptidase; translated protein: MKVLGILAFAVALLLSVMVHEFGHYITAKKFNMKVTEFFLGFGTKLWSFRKGETEFGVKAIPAGGYCRIEGMTPTDRMPAGEESRAFFTASSGKKLIVLGAGSFAHFMIGFLLIFSIFFGVGYTALLSNIAQVSPNSAASEAGFLAGDKIIEVDGQKVKDWYLDSRKIAESQGKQMRFTIERAGEVLTLTATPQYVQEQKRYVLGVVTQIGNKRESFFPAISASAKATVTLTKESVKSLFTLPSKVPQLIRQTFMGEERNPDGLVGIIGAARVSGDAVSSQNLNSNERVSTFILIVASLNIFVGLFNLLPFLPLDGGHMAIAIADEVRALFARIRRKPRPAGIDVNVMTPITMAVFGVLAVLTLILLVADIINPISLNF
- the dxr gene encoding 1-deoxy-D-xylulose-5-phosphate reductoisomerase is translated as MTRELVILGSTGSIGVQALEIVEANPELFSVVAITSAGTHPQLVIEQAKKFAVKLVGVTKNAEIIRQGLPGVQVVDGPNASTEIAAITCDVVLNAITGSIGLAPTLAALKAGNHVALANKESLVAGGDLVIAHAKADQILPVDSEHSAIWQALLGEKKSEISKLVLTASGGPFRDRADLSTVTLQEALAHPTWTMGPVVTINSASLMNKGLEIIEAHYLFGIAYSQIEAVIHPQSVVHSMVEFIDGSTIAQASPPNMKGPISLALSHPHRVAQATKPIDWSTSHTWNFAPIDESRFPAVALARTCGEIGGGLPAIFNASNEVAVQAFIDGQISFTDIFAIVSQSVDHLRASAATTLRDLEDVSAAEDDARQIAGELVKKVAL